One genomic window of Prochlorococcus marinus str. NATL2A includes the following:
- a CDS encoding PHP domain-containing protein → MAQEQETTYLVNMINKDFLCIKNIIKSVTKDSCPNSINFHMHSTYSDGSLSPIEIYNQALELNIDHYAITDHHSVDAYLELVKIIESDYLDSSFFPKLWTGIEITCLLKGCLVHVLGLGFDPSSKHLLPYVEHRSAIGNELLASNVVDSIHNANGIAVLAHPARYKLPFDILINEASKLNFDAVETWYNYERAPIWIPSEFICDKIFDCANSYSLLSTCGTDTHGLSLLRR, encoded by the coding sequence ATGGCGCAGGAACAAGAAACAACTTACTTAGTTAATATGATTAATAAGGATTTTCTTTGTATAAAAAATATAATCAAATCTGTTACTAAAGATAGTTGTCCAAATTCTATTAACTTTCATATGCATTCAACTTATAGTGATGGAAGTTTGTCTCCTATAGAAATCTATAATCAAGCTTTAGAACTAAATATTGATCATTATGCAATTACAGATCATCATTCAGTTGATGCATATCTTGAATTAGTTAAAATTATTGAATCTGATTATCTTGATAGTTCATTTTTTCCAAAACTTTGGACTGGTATAGAAATTACCTGTTTATTAAAAGGATGTTTAGTCCATGTTTTAGGGCTTGGATTTGATCCTAGCTCTAAACACTTATTACCTTATGTTGAACATAGATCTGCTATTGGTAATGAATTACTAGCATCAAATGTAGTTGATTCGATACACAATGCGAATGGAATTGCTGTTTTAGCTCATCCTGCAAGATATAAGCTTCCATTTGATATTTTAATTAATGAAGCATCAAAGCTTAATTTTGATGCTGTTGAAACTTGGTACAACTACGAAAGAGCACCTATTTGGATCCCGTCAGAGTTTATTTGCGATAAAATATTTGATTGTGCAAATTCTTATTCATTGTTATCAACATGTGGAACAGATACTCATGGATTATCTCTTTTAAGACGCTGA
- the coaD gene encoding pantetheine-phosphate adenylyltransferase has translation MKALYPGSFDPLTFGHLDLIQRGSDLFGEVLIAVLENPSKKATFSCERRIEQIKNATKDIPGCRTIAFKGLTVDCAHENNADLILRGLRAMSDFEYELQVAHTNRSLNNQYETIFLATETHHSFLSSSVVKEVARFGGEIRHMVPEFIAKDLMKLNTN, from the coding sequence ATGAAGGCGCTTTATCCGGGTAGTTTCGACCCATTAACATTTGGGCACCTTGATCTAATTCAAAGAGGAAGTGATTTATTTGGAGAGGTTCTCATTGCAGTATTAGAAAACCCATCAAAAAAGGCAACTTTCTCGTGCGAGAGAAGAATCGAGCAGATTAAAAATGCTACAAAAGATATCCCAGGTTGCAGAACAATAGCTTTTAAAGGATTAACTGTTGATTGTGCTCATGAAAACAATGCTGATCTTATTTTAAGAGGCTTAAGAGCTATGAGTGATTTTGAATATGAACTACAGGTTGCTCATACAAACAGATCTTTAAATAATCAGTACGAAACAATTTTTCTCGCGACAGAAACGCACCATAGCTTTTTAAGTAGTTCAGTAGTTAAAGAAGTCGCAAGATTTGGCGGTGAGATTCGCCATATGGTTCCTGAATTCATCGCTAAGGATCTTATGAAACTAAATACTAATTAA
- the hemJ gene encoding protoporphyrinogen oxidase HemJ produces MNFSPETYLWFKSFHIIGVVVWFAGLFYLVRLFIYHVEVQTQKEEIREVFNKQYTLMEKRLANIITTPGMVLAVIMATGLLYMQPSYLSQAWMQVKLLFVLFLLIYHFYCYRIMNQLTNNQFNFSGQQLRALNELPTLLLVVVVMLVVFKNQFPTSAASWLIFGLILFMAASIQFYAKWRRNKKQLT; encoded by the coding sequence ATGAATTTTTCGCCAGAGACATATTTATGGTTTAAATCATTTCATATTATCGGCGTAGTTGTTTGGTTTGCAGGTTTATTTTATTTAGTTAGATTATTTATTTACCATGTTGAAGTACAAACTCAGAAAGAGGAAATTAGGGAAGTTTTTAATAAGCAATATACTTTAATGGAGAAAAGGTTAGCTAATATAATTACCACTCCAGGAATGGTATTGGCTGTTATAATGGCAACTGGTCTATTATATATGCAGCCTTCTTATCTATCGCAAGCATGGATGCAAGTTAAATTATTATTTGTATTATTTCTACTTATATATCATTTTTATTGTTATAGAATTATGAATCAATTAACTAATAATCAGTTCAATTTTAGTGGTCAGCAACTCCGAGCATTGAATGAGTTGCCAACACTACTGTTGGTAGTTGTTGTAATGCTTGTTGTATTTAAAAACCAATTCCCAACAAGTGCTGCAAGTTGGTTGATCTTTGGGTTAATACTTTTTATGGCGGCAAGTATACAATTTTATGCCAAATGGCGCAGGAACAAGAAACAACTTACTTAG
- the uvrC gene encoding excinuclease ABC subunit UvrC: MELTPLIRDKSRLSDFLKDIPNDPGCYLMKDGEDRLLYVGKSKKLRNRVRSYFRSGNELSPRISLMVRQVADIELIVTDNESEALTLESNLIKSHQPYFNVLLKDDKKYPYVCITWGDKYPRIFLTRKRRQRQLKDKYYGPYVDVYLLRQTLFSIKKLFPLRQRRIPLYKDRTCLNYSIGRCPGVCQEEISSEDYKNTLKRVEMIFQGRTDELRILLEKQMISFSESLKFEEAGSVRDQLKGIDRLYESQKMIIPDSSVCRDIIAMASEENISSVQIFQMRSGKLIGRLGYFSDNSNFNSSQILQQVIENHYSNVDPVEIPSEILVQHQLVNNILISDWLSEIKKQKVNINVPKRSRKAEIIKLVEKNANLELQRIKQSQDKNLVELDDLTNILDLENIPKRIECYDISHIQGSDAVASQVVFIDGIAARQHYRRYKIKSPNIKIGHSDDFESMAEVITRRFRRWARFKEEGGDIDALLSNESSVLDNLNLNDWPDLVVIDGGKGQLSSVVAALEGLKLDQNLNVISLAKKKEEVFIPKVKQSLVTESNQPGMLLLRRLRDEAHRFAITFHRQKRSQRMKRSQLNEIPGLGPQRIKLLLEHFRSIEAIQMATFSELSSTPGLGRSTAVVIRNYFHPDKNI; the protein is encoded by the coding sequence GTGGAACTAACACCGTTAATAAGGGACAAGTCAAGATTATCGGATTTTTTAAAGGATATACCTAATGATCCTGGATGTTATTTGATGAAAGATGGTGAGGATAGATTGCTTTATGTTGGTAAATCTAAAAAGTTAAGGAATAGAGTTAGAAGTTATTTTCGTTCAGGTAATGAATTAAGTCCTAGAATATCTTTAATGGTGAGACAAGTTGCAGATATTGAATTGATTGTTACTGATAATGAAAGTGAAGCATTAACATTAGAATCAAATTTAATTAAATCTCATCAACCATATTTCAATGTTTTACTAAAAGATGATAAAAAGTATCCCTATGTTTGCATTACATGGGGTGATAAATATCCAAGAATATTTTTAACTAGAAAAAGGCGTCAACGACAATTAAAAGATAAATATTATGGTCCTTATGTAGATGTTTATTTACTTAGACAGACTCTATTTAGTATAAAAAAATTGTTTCCACTCAGGCAAAGAAGAATTCCACTTTATAAGGATAGAACATGCCTTAATTATTCAATTGGAAGATGTCCTGGTGTTTGTCAGGAAGAAATAAGTTCAGAAGATTATAAAAACACTTTAAAACGTGTTGAAATGATATTTCAAGGAAGAACAGATGAATTAAGAATATTATTAGAAAAACAAATGATTTCTTTTTCAGAGTCATTGAAATTTGAAGAGGCTGGATCAGTTAGAGATCAGCTTAAGGGTATAGATAGATTGTATGAATCTCAAAAGATGATTATTCCTGATTCATCTGTTTGTAGGGATATAATTGCAATGGCATCAGAAGAAAATATAAGCTCAGTACAAATTTTTCAAATGCGATCAGGTAAATTAATTGGTCGTTTAGGATATTTCTCAGATAATAGTAATTTTAATTCATCTCAAATACTTCAACAAGTAATAGAAAATCATTATTCAAATGTAGATCCTGTTGAAATCCCATCAGAAATATTAGTTCAACATCAACTTGTAAATAATATTTTAATTTCAGATTGGCTTAGTGAAATAAAAAAACAAAAAGTTAATATAAATGTTCCTAAAAGATCTAGAAAAGCAGAGATTATTAAACTCGTAGAAAAAAATGCTAATTTAGAATTACAAAGAATTAAACAATCTCAGGATAAGAATTTAGTTGAACTTGATGATCTGACTAATATCCTTGATTTAGAAAATATTCCAAAGAGAATTGAATGTTATGACATAAGCCATATCCAAGGAAGTGATGCTGTTGCATCACAAGTAGTATTTATTGATGGTATTGCGGCAAGGCAACACTATAGAAGATATAAAATTAAAAGCCCGAATATAAAAATTGGTCATAGCGACGATTTCGAATCAATGGCTGAAGTGATAACTAGAAGATTTAGAAGATGGGCTCGTTTTAAAGAAGAAGGTGGAGATATTGATGCCCTATTAAGTAATGAAAGCAGTGTTCTTGATAATCTGAATTTAAATGACTGGCCAGATCTCGTTGTGATAGATGGAGGTAAAGGTCAATTAAGTTCTGTCGTAGCAGCTCTTGAGGGCCTGAAACTTGATCAAAATTTAAATGTCATTTCTTTAGCAAAAAAGAAGGAGGAAGTTTTCATTCCGAAGGTTAAACAATCATTAGTTACCGAATCAAATCAACCAGGAATGCTTTTGCTAAGGAGACTGAGAGATGAGGCTCATAGATTTGCAATTACTTTTCATAGACAAAAAAGGAGTCAACGGATGAAACGTTCTCAGTTAAATGAAATACCGGGTCTTGGACCTCAAAGAATAAAATTATTGCTTGAGCATTTCAGGTCAATTGAGGCAATTCAAATGGCTACTTTTTCTGAACTTTCATCAACACCAGGCTTAGGCAGATCAACTGCTGTTGTTATTAGAAACTATTTTCATCCCGATAAAAATATATAA
- a CDS encoding flavin reductase family protein, whose translation MTLNQDAKKVLLRKIPHGLFICAVREGDEINGFTASWVTQGSFTPPLVVMAVRADGSSHGIIQRTKMFSLNVLREDQKDLAAVFFKPQKGLGGRFEACKFTYGELGMPLIEDVIGGVECEVISGVEHGDHTVFVAEVKSAVLNKDGSALNLASTGWNYGG comes from the coding sequence ATGACTCTCAATCAGGATGCAAAAAAAGTTCTTTTGCGCAAAATCCCTCATGGATTATTTATATGTGCAGTAAGAGAGGGTGATGAAATAAATGGTTTTACAGCTAGCTGGGTAACACAAGGTTCATTTACACCACCATTAGTTGTAATGGCTGTTCGTGCCGATGGATCTAGTCATGGAATTATTCAAAGAACAAAGATGTTTTCTTTAAATGTTTTGAGAGAAGATCAAAAGGACCTAGCAGCTGTGTTTTTTAAGCCTCAAAAAGGATTAGGAGGAAGATTTGAAGCTTGTAAATTCACTTATGGAGAATTAGGCATGCCGTTAATCGAAGATGTCATAGGTGGCGTTGAATGTGAAGTCATTTCAGGAGTCGAGCATGGAGATCACACAGTTTTCGTCGCTGAAGTAAAGAGTGCAGTATTGAATAAAGATGGATCTGCCTTAAATTTAGCGAGCACAGGTTGGAATTATGGTGGTTAA